One region of Mus musculus strain C57BL/6J chromosome 3, GRCm38.p6 C57BL/6J genomic DNA includes:
- the Bcl9 gene encoding B-cell CLL/lymphoma 9 protein isoform X3, giving the protein MHPSNPKVRSSPSGNTQSSPKSKQEVMVRPPTVMSPSGNPQLDSKFSNQECNSADHIKSQESQHTPHSMTPSTATAPRSSTPSHGQTPAPEPISAQKTPAKVVYVFSTEMANKAAEAVLKGQVETIVSFHIQNISNSKSERSTAPLNTQIPTLRNDPKPLPQQPPAPANQDQNSSQNARLQPTPPIQAPAPKPTAAPRPLDRESPGVENKLIPPVGSPGSSTPLPPDGTGPNSTPNNRAVTPVSQGSNSSSADPKAPPPPPVSGGEPPTLGENPDGLSQEQLEHRERSLQTLRDIQRMLFPDEKEFTAGQTGGPQQNTGVLDGPQKKPDGPIQAMMSQSQSLGKGPGPRTDVGAPFGPQGHRDVPFSPDEMVPPNMSSQSGPIGPDHLDHMTPEQIAWLKLQQEFYEEKRRKQEQVVVQQCSLQDMMVHQHGPRGVVRGPPPPYQMAPGEGWAPGAEPFPDGINISHSLPPRGMAPHPNMPGSQMRLPGFAGMINSEMEGPNVPNPASRPGLSGVSWPDDVPKIPDGRNFPPGQGVFSGPGRGERFPNPQGLSEEMFQQQLAEKQLALPPGMSMEGIRPGMEMNRMIPGSQRHMEPGSNPIFPRIPVEGPLSPSRGDFPKGMPPQIGPGRELEFGMVPGGMKGEVNLNVNMGSSSQMIPQKMREAGAGPEEMMKLRPGSSEMLPAQQKMVPLPFGEHPQQEYGVGPRPFLPMSQGPGSNSGLRNLREPIGPDQRTNSRLSHMPPLPLNPSSNPTSLSTAPPVQRGLGRKPLDISVAGSQVHSPGINPLKSPTMHQVQSPMLGSPSGNLKSPQTPSQLAGMLAGPAAAASIKSPPVLGSAAASPVHLKSPSLPAPSPGWTSSPKPPLQSPGIPPNHKAPLTMASPAMLGSVESGGPPPPTASQPASVNIPGSLPSSTPYPMPPEPTLSQNPLSIMMSRMSKFAMPSSTPLYHDAIKTVASSDDDSPPARSPNLPSMNSMPGMGINTQNPRISGPNPVVPMPTLSPMGMTQPLSHSNQMPSPNAMGPSIPPHGVPMGPGLMSHNPIMGHGSQEPPMVPQGRMGFPQGFPPVQSPPQQVPFPHNGPTGGQGNFPGGIGFPGEGPLGRPSNLPQSSADPALCKPGGPGAPDSFTVLGNSMPSVFTDPDLQEVIRPGATGIPEFDLSRIIPSEKPSQTLQYFPRGEVPGRKQPQGPGPGFSHMQGMMSDQAPRMGLALPGMGGPGPVGTPDIPLGTSPSMPGHNPMRPPAFLQQGMMGPHHRMMSPAQSTVPGPATLMTNPAAAVGMIPGKDRGPAGLYTHPGPVGSPGMMMSMQGMMGPQQNIMIPPQMRPRGMAADVGMGGFSQGPGNPGNMMF; this is encoded by the exons taGCCCTAAGTCAAAGCAGGAGGTGATGGTCCGTCCCCCTACAGTGATGTCCCCATCTGGAAACCCCCAGCTGGATTCCAAATTCTCCAATCAGG AATGTAATTCTGCAGACCACATCAAGTCCCAGGAGTCCCAGCACACGCCACACTCCATGACCCCGTCAACTGCTACAGCCCCCAGGTCTTCCACTCCCTCCCATGGCCAAACTCCTGCCCCAGAGCCCATATCTGCTCAGAAGACGCCAGCCAAAGTGGTGTATGTGTTTTCTACGGAGATGGCAAATAA GGCTGCAGAAGCTGTACTGAAGGGCCAGGTTGAAACAATTGTCTCTTTCCACATCCAGAACATCTCTAACAGCAAGTCAGAGAGAAGCACAGCCCCCCTG AACACACAGATACCCACCCTTCGGAATGATCCAAAACCTCTCCCACAGCAGCCTCCAGCTCCCGCCAACCAGGACCAGAACTCTTCCCAGAATGCCAGACTGCAGCCAACTCCTCCCATTCAGGCACCAGCACCCAAGCCTACTGCAGCCCCGCGTCCCCTGGACCGGGAGAGTCCTGGGGTAGAAAACAAACTGATTCCTCCTGTGGGCAGTCCTGGGAGCTCCACTCCACTGCCCCCAGATGGTACTGGGCCAAACTCAACACCCAACAATCGAGCAGTGACCCCTGTCTCCCAGGGGAGCAATAGCTCTTCAGCAGATCCCAAAgcccccccacctccaccagtGTCCGGTGGTGAGCCCCCCACGCTGGGAGAGAACCCTGATGGCCTCTCTCAGGAGCAGCTGGAGCACCGGGAACGCTCCTTACAAACTCTGAGGGACATCCAGCGTATGCTTTTCCCTGATGAGAAGGAGTTCACAGCAGGACAAACGGGGGGTCCCCAGCAGAACACTGGGGTTTTAGATGGACCTCAAAAAAAACCAGATGGGCCAATACAGGCCATGATGTCTCAATCCCAAAGCCTCGGTAAGGGTCCTGGGCCCCGGACAGATGTGGGGGCTCCGTTTGGCCCTCAAGGACATAGAGATGTGCCCTTTTCTCCAGATGAAATGGTTCCACCTAATATGAGCTCCCAGTCTGGGCCCATAGGACCCGACCACCTGGACCATATGACTCCCGAGCAGATAGCATGGCTGAAGCTGCAGCAGGAGTTTTATGAAGAGAAGAGGCGGAAACAGGAGCAGGTGGTCGTCCAGCAGTGCTCTCTCCAGGATATGATGGTCCATCAGCATGGGCCCCGGGGAGTGGTCCGAGGGCCTCCCCCTCCGTACCAGATGGCTCCTGGTGAAGGCTGGGCACCTGGGGCAGAGCCGTTTCCTGATGGTATCAACATTTCACACTCTTTGCCCCCAAGGGGCATGGCTCCCCACCCCAACATGCCAGGGAGCCAGATGCGCCTTCCTGGGTTTGCAGGAATGATAAATTCAGAAATGGAGGGGCCAAACGTGCCCAACCCGGCATCCAGACCAGGTCTCTCTGGAGTCAGTTGGCCAGACGATGTGCCAAAAATCCCAGATGGTCGAAATTTCCCTCCTGGCCAGGGTGTCTTCAGTGGTCCTGGCCGAGGGGAGCGGTTTCCAAACCCCCAGGGCTTGTCTGAAGAGATGTTTCAACAGCAGCTGGCAGAGAAGCAGCTGGCTCTGCCCCCAGGGATGAGCATGGAGGGCATCCGGCCTGGCATGGAAATGAACAGGATGATTCCAGGCTCCCAGCGCCACATGGAGCCAGGAAGTAACCCCATCTTCCCTCGGATACCAGTTGAGGGTCCTCTGAGCCCTTCCCGGGGTGACTTTCCAAAAGGAATGCCTCCACAGATAGGTCCTGGTCGGGAACTTGAGTTTGGCATGGTTCCTGGTGGGATGAAGGGGGAAGTTAATCTAAACGTCAACATGGGATCCAGCTCTCAGATGATACCTCAGAAGAtgagggaggctggggcaggccCTGAGGAGATGATGAAATTACGCCCTGGGAGCTCAGAAATGCTGCCTGCCCAGCAGAAGATGGTGCCCCTGCCATTTGGTGAGCACCCTCAGCAGGAGTATGGTGTGGGCCCCAGGCCATTCCTTCCCATGTCTCAGGGTCCGGGCAGCAACAGTGGCTTGCGCAATCTCAGAGAACCAATTGGGCCCGACCAAAGGACTAACAGCCGGCTCAGTCATATGCCACCACTACCTCTCAACCCTTCCAGTAACCCCACTAGCCTCAGCACAGCTCCTCCAGTTCAGCGTGGCCTGGGGCGGAAGCCTTTGGATATATCTGTGGCAGGCAGCCAGGTGCATTCCCCAGGCATTAACCCTCTGAAGTCTCCGACAATGCACCAAGTCCAGTCTCCAATGCTGGGCTCACCCTCCGGGAACCTCAAGTCCCCTCAGACTCCATCACAGCTGGCAGGCATGCTGGCAggcccagctgctgctgcttccatTAAGTCCCCTCCTGTCTTGGGGTCTGCTGCTGCTTCGCCTGTTCACCTCAAGTCTCCATCACTTCCTGCCCCGTCGCCTGGATGGACCTCCTCTCCCAAACCGCCCCTTCAGAGTCCTGGGATCCCTCCAAACCACAAAGCGCCCCTCACCATGGCCTCCCCAGCCATGCTGGGAAGTGTGGAGTCAG GTGGCCCCCCGCCTCCTacagccagccagcctgcctCGGTGAACATCCCCGGAAGTCTTCCCTCTAGCACACCTTATCCCATGCCTCCAGAGCCCACCCTTTCCCAGAATCCACTCTCCATTATGATGTCTCGAATGTCCAAGTTTGCGATGCCCAGTTCCACTCCATTATACCACGATGCCATCAAGACTGTGGCCAGCTCCGATGATGACTCCCCGCCAGCTCGCTCGCCCAACTTGCCATCAATGAATAGCATGCCAG GAATGGGCATTAATACACAGAATCCTCGAATTTCAGGTCCAAACCCTGTGGTTCCGATGCCAACCCTCAGCCCGATGGGAATGACCCAGCCACTTTCTCACTCCAATCAGATGCCCTCTCCTAATGCCATGGGACCCAGCATACCTCCTCATGGGGTCCCAATGGGGCCTGGCTTGATGTCACACAATCCTATCATGGGACATGGGTCCCAGGAGCCTCCAATGGTACCTCAAGGACGGATGGGCTTCCCCCAGGGCTTCCCTCCAGTACAGTCTCCTCCTCAGCAGGTTCCATTCCCTCACAATGGCCCCACTGGGGGACAAGGTAACTTCCCAGGAGGGATAGGTTTCCCAGGAGAAGGACCCCTTGGTCGTCCCAGCAACCTGCCCCAAAGTTCAGCAGATCCAGCACTTTGCAAGCCTGGAGGCCCAGGGGCTCCTGACTCCTTCACTGTCCTGGGGAACAGCATGCCCTCCGTGTTTACAGACCCAGATCTGCAGGAGGTAATCCGACCTGGAGCCACCGGaatacctgagtttgatctctccCGCATTATCCCATCGGAGAAGCCCAGCCAGACACTGCAGTATTTCCCTCGAGGGGAAGTCCCCGGCCGCAAACAGCCACAAGGTCCTGGGCCTGGGTTTTCACACATGCAGGGGATGATGAGCGATCAAGCCCCAAGAATGGGGTTAGCATTACCTGGCATGGGAGGCCCCGGGCCAGTAGGAACTCCAGACATTCCTCTTGGTACATCTCCATCCATGCCAGGCCACAACCCAATGAGACCACCAGCCTTTCTCCAGCAAGGCATGATGGGACCTCACCACCGGATGATGTCACCAGCACAATCCACAGTGCCCGGCCCAGCCACCCTGATGACCAATCCAGCTGCTGCTGTGGGCATGATTCCTGGCAAGGATCGGGGGCCTGCTGGGCTCTATACCCACCCAGGGCCTGTGGGTTCTCCAGGCATGATGATGTCCATGCAAGGCATGATGGGACCCCAACAGAACATCATGATTCCCCCACAAATGAGGCCCCGGGGCATGGCTGCTGATGTGGGCATGGGTGGGTTTAGCCAAGGACCTGGTAACCCAGGAAACATGATGTTTTAA
- the Bcl9 gene encoding B-cell CLL/lymphoma 9 protein isoform X1, protein MHPSNPKVRSSPSGNTQSSPKSKQEVMVRPPTVMSPSGNPQLDSKFSNQGKPGGSASQSQPSPCDSKSGGHTPKALPGPGGSMGLKNGAGNGAKGKGKRERSISADSFDQRDPGTPNDDSDIKECNSADHIKSQESQHTPHSMTPSTATAPRSSTPSHGQTPAPEPISAQKTPAKVVYVFSTEMANKAAEAVLKGQVETIVSFHIQNISNSKSERSTAPLNTQIPTLRNDPKPLPQQPPAPANQDQNSSQNARLQPTPPIQAPAPKPTAAPRPLDRESPGVENKLIPPVGSPGSSTPLPPDGTGPNSTPNNRAVTPVSQGSNSSSADPKAPPPPPVSGGEPPTLGENPDGLSQEQLEHRERSLQTLRDIQRMLFPDEKEFTAGQTGGPQQNTGVLDGPQKKPDGPIQAMMSQSQSLGKGPGPRTDVGAPFGPQGHRDVPFSPDEMVPPNMSSQSGPIGPDHLDHMTPEQIAWLKLQQEFYEEKRRKQEQVVVQQCSLQDMMVHQHGPRGVVRGPPPPYQMAPGEGWAPGAEPFPDGINISHSLPPRGMAPHPNMPGSQMRLPGFAGMINSEMEGPNVPNPASRPGLSGVSWPDDVPKIPDGRNFPPGQGVFSGPGRGERFPNPQGLSEEMFQQQLAEKQLALPPGMSMEGIRPGMEMNRMIPGSQRHMEPGSNPIFPRIPVEGPLSPSRGDFPKGMPPQIGPGRELEFGMVPGGMKGEVNLNVNMGSSSQMIPQKMREAGAGPEEMMKLRPGSSEMLPAQQKMVPLPFGEHPQQEYGVGPRPFLPMSQGPGSNSGLRNLREPIGPDQRTNSRLSHMPPLPLNPSSNPTSLSTAPPVQRGLGRKPLDISVAGSQVHSPGINPLKSPTMHQVQSPMLGSPSGNLKSPQTPSQLAGMLAGPAAAASIKSPPVLGSAAASPVHLKSPSLPAPSPGWTSSPKPPLQSPGIPPNHKAPLTMASPAMLGSVESGGPPPPTASQPASVNIPGSLPSSTPYPMPPEPTLSQNPLSIMMSRMSKFAMPSSTPLYHDAIKTVASSDDDSPPARSPNLPSMNSMPGMGINTQNPRISGPNPVVPMPTLSPMGMTQPLSHSNQMPSPNAMGPSIPPHGVPMGPGLMSHNPIMGHGSQEPPMVPQGRMGFPQGFPPVQSPPQQVPFPHNGPTGGQGNFPGGIGFPGEGPLGRPSNLPQSSADPALCKPGGPGAPDSFTVLGNSMPSVFTDPDLQEVIRPGATGIPEFDLSRIIPSEKPSQTLQYFPRGEVPGRKQPQGPGPGFSHMQGMMSDQAPRMGLALPGMGGPGPVGTPDIPLGTSPSMPGHNPMRPPAFLQQGMMGPHHRMMSPAQSTVPGPATLMTNPAAAVGMIPGKDRGPAGLYTHPGPVGSPGMMMSMQGMMGPQQNIMIPPQMRPRGMAADVGMGGFSQGPGNPGNMMF, encoded by the exons taGCCCTAAGTCAAAGCAGGAGGTGATGGTCCGTCCCCCTACAGTGATGTCCCCATCTGGAAACCCCCAGCTGGATTCCAAATTCTCCAATCAGGGTAAACCGGGGGGCTCAGCCAGCCAATCCCAGCCATCCCCCTGTGACTCCAAGAGTGGGGGCCATACCCCTAAAGCACTCCCTGGCCCAGGTGGGAGCATGGGGCTGAAGAATGGGGCTGGAAATGGTGCCAAGGGCAAGGGGAAAAGGGAGCGAAGTATTTCGGCCGACTCCTTTGATCAGAGAGATCCTGGGACTCCAAACGATGACTCTGACATTAAAG AATGTAATTCTGCAGACCACATCAAGTCCCAGGAGTCCCAGCACACGCCACACTCCATGACCCCGTCAACTGCTACAGCCCCCAGGTCTTCCACTCCCTCCCATGGCCAAACTCCTGCCCCAGAGCCCATATCTGCTCAGAAGACGCCAGCCAAAGTGGTGTATGTGTTTTCTACGGAGATGGCAAATAA GGCTGCAGAAGCTGTACTGAAGGGCCAGGTTGAAACAATTGTCTCTTTCCACATCCAGAACATCTCTAACAGCAAGTCAGAGAGAAGCACAGCCCCCCTG AACACACAGATACCCACCCTTCGGAATGATCCAAAACCTCTCCCACAGCAGCCTCCAGCTCCCGCCAACCAGGACCAGAACTCTTCCCAGAATGCCAGACTGCAGCCAACTCCTCCCATTCAGGCACCAGCACCCAAGCCTACTGCAGCCCCGCGTCCCCTGGACCGGGAGAGTCCTGGGGTAGAAAACAAACTGATTCCTCCTGTGGGCAGTCCTGGGAGCTCCACTCCACTGCCCCCAGATGGTACTGGGCCAAACTCAACACCCAACAATCGAGCAGTGACCCCTGTCTCCCAGGGGAGCAATAGCTCTTCAGCAGATCCCAAAgcccccccacctccaccagtGTCCGGTGGTGAGCCCCCCACGCTGGGAGAGAACCCTGATGGCCTCTCTCAGGAGCAGCTGGAGCACCGGGAACGCTCCTTACAAACTCTGAGGGACATCCAGCGTATGCTTTTCCCTGATGAGAAGGAGTTCACAGCAGGACAAACGGGGGGTCCCCAGCAGAACACTGGGGTTTTAGATGGACCTCAAAAAAAACCAGATGGGCCAATACAGGCCATGATGTCTCAATCCCAAAGCCTCGGTAAGGGTCCTGGGCCCCGGACAGATGTGGGGGCTCCGTTTGGCCCTCAAGGACATAGAGATGTGCCCTTTTCTCCAGATGAAATGGTTCCACCTAATATGAGCTCCCAGTCTGGGCCCATAGGACCCGACCACCTGGACCATATGACTCCCGAGCAGATAGCATGGCTGAAGCTGCAGCAGGAGTTTTATGAAGAGAAGAGGCGGAAACAGGAGCAGGTGGTCGTCCAGCAGTGCTCTCTCCAGGATATGATGGTCCATCAGCATGGGCCCCGGGGAGTGGTCCGAGGGCCTCCCCCTCCGTACCAGATGGCTCCTGGTGAAGGCTGGGCACCTGGGGCAGAGCCGTTTCCTGATGGTATCAACATTTCACACTCTTTGCCCCCAAGGGGCATGGCTCCCCACCCCAACATGCCAGGGAGCCAGATGCGCCTTCCTGGGTTTGCAGGAATGATAAATTCAGAAATGGAGGGGCCAAACGTGCCCAACCCGGCATCCAGACCAGGTCTCTCTGGAGTCAGTTGGCCAGACGATGTGCCAAAAATCCCAGATGGTCGAAATTTCCCTCCTGGCCAGGGTGTCTTCAGTGGTCCTGGCCGAGGGGAGCGGTTTCCAAACCCCCAGGGCTTGTCTGAAGAGATGTTTCAACAGCAGCTGGCAGAGAAGCAGCTGGCTCTGCCCCCAGGGATGAGCATGGAGGGCATCCGGCCTGGCATGGAAATGAACAGGATGATTCCAGGCTCCCAGCGCCACATGGAGCCAGGAAGTAACCCCATCTTCCCTCGGATACCAGTTGAGGGTCCTCTGAGCCCTTCCCGGGGTGACTTTCCAAAAGGAATGCCTCCACAGATAGGTCCTGGTCGGGAACTTGAGTTTGGCATGGTTCCTGGTGGGATGAAGGGGGAAGTTAATCTAAACGTCAACATGGGATCCAGCTCTCAGATGATACCTCAGAAGAtgagggaggctggggcaggccCTGAGGAGATGATGAAATTACGCCCTGGGAGCTCAGAAATGCTGCCTGCCCAGCAGAAGATGGTGCCCCTGCCATTTGGTGAGCACCCTCAGCAGGAGTATGGTGTGGGCCCCAGGCCATTCCTTCCCATGTCTCAGGGTCCGGGCAGCAACAGTGGCTTGCGCAATCTCAGAGAACCAATTGGGCCCGACCAAAGGACTAACAGCCGGCTCAGTCATATGCCACCACTACCTCTCAACCCTTCCAGTAACCCCACTAGCCTCAGCACAGCTCCTCCAGTTCAGCGTGGCCTGGGGCGGAAGCCTTTGGATATATCTGTGGCAGGCAGCCAGGTGCATTCCCCAGGCATTAACCCTCTGAAGTCTCCGACAATGCACCAAGTCCAGTCTCCAATGCTGGGCTCACCCTCCGGGAACCTCAAGTCCCCTCAGACTCCATCACAGCTGGCAGGCATGCTGGCAggcccagctgctgctgcttccatTAAGTCCCCTCCTGTCTTGGGGTCTGCTGCTGCTTCGCCTGTTCACCTCAAGTCTCCATCACTTCCTGCCCCGTCGCCTGGATGGACCTCCTCTCCCAAACCGCCCCTTCAGAGTCCTGGGATCCCTCCAAACCACAAAGCGCCCCTCACCATGGCCTCCCCAGCCATGCTGGGAAGTGTGGAGTCAG GTGGCCCCCCGCCTCCTacagccagccagcctgcctCGGTGAACATCCCCGGAAGTCTTCCCTCTAGCACACCTTATCCCATGCCTCCAGAGCCCACCCTTTCCCAGAATCCACTCTCCATTATGATGTCTCGAATGTCCAAGTTTGCGATGCCCAGTTCCACTCCATTATACCACGATGCCATCAAGACTGTGGCCAGCTCCGATGATGACTCCCCGCCAGCTCGCTCGCCCAACTTGCCATCAATGAATAGCATGCCAG GAATGGGCATTAATACACAGAATCCTCGAATTTCAGGTCCAAACCCTGTGGTTCCGATGCCAACCCTCAGCCCGATGGGAATGACCCAGCCACTTTCTCACTCCAATCAGATGCCCTCTCCTAATGCCATGGGACCCAGCATACCTCCTCATGGGGTCCCAATGGGGCCTGGCTTGATGTCACACAATCCTATCATGGGACATGGGTCCCAGGAGCCTCCAATGGTACCTCAAGGACGGATGGGCTTCCCCCAGGGCTTCCCTCCAGTACAGTCTCCTCCTCAGCAGGTTCCATTCCCTCACAATGGCCCCACTGGGGGACAAGGTAACTTCCCAGGAGGGATAGGTTTCCCAGGAGAAGGACCCCTTGGTCGTCCCAGCAACCTGCCCCAAAGTTCAGCAGATCCAGCACTTTGCAAGCCTGGAGGCCCAGGGGCTCCTGACTCCTTCACTGTCCTGGGGAACAGCATGCCCTCCGTGTTTACAGACCCAGATCTGCAGGAGGTAATCCGACCTGGAGCCACCGGaatacctgagtttgatctctccCGCATTATCCCATCGGAGAAGCCCAGCCAGACACTGCAGTATTTCCCTCGAGGGGAAGTCCCCGGCCGCAAACAGCCACAAGGTCCTGGGCCTGGGTTTTCACACATGCAGGGGATGATGAGCGATCAAGCCCCAAGAATGGGGTTAGCATTACCTGGCATGGGAGGCCCCGGGCCAGTAGGAACTCCAGACATTCCTCTTGGTACATCTCCATCCATGCCAGGCCACAACCCAATGAGACCACCAGCCTTTCTCCAGCAAGGCATGATGGGACCTCACCACCGGATGATGTCACCAGCACAATCCACAGTGCCCGGCCCAGCCACCCTGATGACCAATCCAGCTGCTGCTGTGGGCATGATTCCTGGCAAGGATCGGGGGCCTGCTGGGCTCTATACCCACCCAGGGCCTGTGGGTTCTCCAGGCATGATGATGTCCATGCAAGGCATGATGGGACCCCAACAGAACATCATGATTCCCCCACAAATGAGGCCCCGGGGCATGGCTGCTGATGTGGGCATGGGTGGGTTTAGCCAAGGACCTGGTAACCCAGGAAACATGATGTTTTAA